One part of the Aquicella lusitana genome encodes these proteins:
- the hutU gene encoding urocanate hydratase: MGLTTRRHDSTRVIHASHGTRLTAKSWLTEAALRMLMNNLDPNVAEAPSDLVVYGGIARAARNWECFDKIVESLTNLNDDETLLIQSGKPVGILKTHINAPRVLIANSNLVPHWATWEHFHELDKKGLMMYGQMTAGSWIYIGSQGIVQGTYETFSEAGRQHYAGHLKGKWILTAGLGGMGGAQPLAATMAGASMLAVECDPKRIERRLETGYLNLQTTHLDEALAIIKKHTESGTPISVGLLANAGDIYPQLVERGIKPDMVTDQTSAHDPLNGYLPRGYTLEQAEELRRSDPKRVIHDAKASMAIQVKAMLAFHQQGIPVFDYGNNIRQMAKDMGVDNAFDFPGFVPAYIRPLFCRGVGPFRWVALSGDPEDIYRTDEKVKELMPDDTHLHNWLDMARQRIHFQGLPARICWIGLGDRARIGLAFNEMVRNGIVKAPIVIGRDHLDSGSVASPNRETENMKDGSDAVSDWPLLNALINCASGATWVSFHHGGGVGMGYSQHAGMVIVADGSDAAVKRLACVLTNDPASGVIRHADAGYEDAIQCAKEHHLKLPMVK, translated from the coding sequence ATGGGATTGACCACACGCCGACATGATTCAACACGTGTCATTCATGCGTCGCATGGCACAAGGTTAACAGCAAAAAGCTGGCTGACTGAAGCAGCGTTGCGCATGCTGATGAATAATCTGGACCCAAACGTGGCGGAAGCACCCAGTGATCTGGTTGTTTATGGCGGCATTGCTCGCGCCGCACGTAACTGGGAATGCTTTGACAAGATCGTGGAATCGCTTACCAATTTAAATGACGATGAAACCCTGCTGATTCAATCAGGAAAACCTGTTGGTATTTTAAAAACGCATATCAACGCACCGCGTGTATTGATTGCTAATTCCAATCTCGTCCCACATTGGGCCACGTGGGAACATTTTCATGAATTAGATAAAAAAGGCTTGATGATGTACGGCCAAATGACGGCAGGTTCGTGGATTTATATCGGCAGTCAGGGAATCGTTCAAGGCACTTACGAAACATTTAGTGAAGCAGGCAGACAGCATTACGCGGGTCATCTTAAGGGTAAATGGATTCTCACCGCAGGTTTAGGCGGCATGGGTGGCGCACAACCACTTGCCGCCACCATGGCTGGTGCATCCATGCTTGCAGTGGAATGTGATCCCAAACGCATTGAGCGACGGCTTGAAACAGGTTATCTCAATCTGCAAACAACACATCTTGATGAAGCATTGGCCATTATTAAAAAACATACGGAGTCAGGTACACCTATTTCAGTAGGTCTGCTGGCAAATGCAGGGGATATCTATCCTCAGCTGGTCGAGCGTGGCATCAAACCCGATATGGTCACCGACCAAACCAGCGCACATGACCCCTTAAATGGTTATTTGCCGCGCGGCTACACGCTGGAACAGGCAGAGGAATTGCGTCGTTCTGACCCCAAACGCGTTATTCATGACGCCAAAGCTTCCATGGCCATTCAGGTTAAAGCAATGTTGGCATTTCATCAGCAGGGCATTCCGGTTTTTGATTACGGCAATAATATCCGGCAAATGGCCAAAGACATGGGCGTAGATAATGCATTTGACTTCCCGGGATTTGTACCCGCCTATATTCGGCCATTGTTTTGCCGCGGTGTCGGCCCTTTCCGATGGGTCGCTTTATCAGGCGATCCGGAAGATATTTACCGCACGGATGAAAAGGTAAAAGAGTTGATGCCCGACGATACACATTTGCATAACTGGTTAGACATGGCCAGGCAGCGCATACACTTCCAGGGTTTACCTGCACGCATTTGCTGGATCGGACTTGGGGACCGTGCGCGCATCGGTCTCGCTTTTAATGAAATGGTCCGGAATGGCATAGTAAAAGCGCCGATTGTAATTGGCCGTGATCATCTTGACTCGGGATCCGTCGCCAGTCCGAACCGCGAAACCGAAAATATGAAAGACGGTTCCGATGCCGTATCAGATTGGCCTTTATTAAACGCACTCATTAATTGTGCAAGCGGTGCTACCTGGGTGAGCTTCCATCACGGCGGTGGCGTAGGAATGGGCTATTCACAGCATGCAGGTATGGTCATTGTCGCAGACGGCAGCGATGCGGCTGTAAAACGCCTGGCATGTGTATTAACCAATGATCCCGCTTCAGGCGTGATTCGACACGCCGATGCCGGCTACGAAGACGCCATCCAATGTGCAAAAGAACATCATTTGAAATTGCCCATGGTGAAATAA
- a CDS encoding ABC transporter substrate-binding protein yields MKHKLSRLAILFAAVFFIFLPAWADAQPMVIRTETGTVMLAKPATRIVVLEFSLLDDLLQLGIKPVGLASSRADEGTNPPFLLSQIQGITDVGTRQQPNLEKIISLRPDLIIADKTMQSEIYPLLTKIAPTLMLNGLLGDIDIQINNLQILAQATKTQNKVAALSKRLRDQYAAAKKIGTAHPARVIIGYVSNAGQFQALTANALTSKILNDFAHPNVITVSRKEQSTPVPLETLLAQDPDSIVVLLTDGDLNPYRALIRNPLWQTLRAVKMKRVYFMDRDLWAKNHGMLATELMLKQAVDTQFLTNQPNTAL; encoded by the coding sequence ATGAAGCACAAGCTGTCACGTCTTGCCATTTTATTTGCAGCAGTATTTTTTATATTCCTTCCAGCGTGGGCGGATGCTCAGCCAATGGTTATTCGGACGGAAACAGGCACTGTGATGCTCGCTAAACCTGCCACCCGTATTGTAGTCCTGGAATTTAGCCTGTTGGATGATCTGCTTCAGTTAGGCATCAAGCCGGTTGGTCTTGCTTCCAGCCGTGCCGACGAAGGAACTAACCCGCCTTTTCTGTTATCTCAAATCCAGGGCATTACCGATGTAGGAACACGACAGCAGCCGAATCTGGAAAAAATCATATCGTTGCGACCGGATCTGATTATCGCGGACAAAACCATGCAGAGTGAGATTTATCCGCTCCTGACAAAAATCGCACCTACGCTGATGTTGAATGGCCTTTTAGGCGATATTGATATCCAGATAAATAATCTGCAGATCTTGGCGCAAGCAACAAAGACCCAGAATAAAGTAGCGGCGTTATCAAAACGGCTGCGTGATCAGTATGCGGCCGCAAAGAAAATAGGCACTGCTCATCCTGCGCGCGTCATTATTGGTTATGTCAGCAATGCTGGGCAGTTTCAGGCGCTGACCGCCAATGCATTGACATCAAAAATTCTCAATGATTTTGCTCACCCCAATGTGATTACTGTTTCGCGCAAGGAACAGTCTACGCCTGTGCCGCTTGAGACGCTGTTAGCACAGGATCCCGATAGCATCGTCGTGTTGCTGACAGACGGCGATCTCAATCCGTATCGCGCTCTGATCCGCAACCCATTATGGCAAACCTTACGGGCTGTTAAAATGAAGCGTGTTTACTTTATGGATAGGGATTTGTGGGCTAAAAATCATGGCATGTTAGCCACAGAATTAATGTTAAAGCAGGCTGTGGATACGCAATTTCTGACAAATCAGCCAAATACCGCGTTATAA
- the hutI gene encoding imidazolonepropionase: MATCEQGYGLIQEAAIAVKEGTIAWLGAMNALPGKPDALADQVYDVKGYCLTPGLIDCHTHLIYAGNRASEFEMRLQGVSYEEIARRGGGIQSTVRATRQASFETLLQASLKRARALLASGVTTVEIKSGYGLDWDTELKILRVAKRIEELLPMTVCTTFLGAHTIPVEYREAPDAYVDLVCEEMIPKVAREKLASAVDVFCEKIAFNLQQTERVFKTAKQHGLAVKCHSEQLSDSGSASLAAAYQALSVDHLEHISEAGIKAIAQSGTVAVLLPGAYYFLREKAQPPVELLRQHRVPMAIATDCNPGTSPLLSLLIALNMACTLFRLTPEEALTGVTRYAAKALGLHKQGTLTLGNYADFAVWEAAHPAELAYYIGGNPLRQLVKRGKIVDSKAGA; encoded by the coding sequence ATGGCGACTTGCGAGCAAGGCTATGGGCTCATTCAGGAAGCAGCCATTGCAGTGAAAGAGGGAACCATTGCCTGGCTGGGCGCAATGAACGCGCTGCCTGGCAAACCGGATGCGCTTGCTGATCAGGTTTACGATGTAAAGGGATACTGTCTCACACCGGGGTTAATTGATTGTCATACTCATTTAATTTATGCCGGAAACCGCGCATCCGAATTTGAAATGCGGCTGCAGGGTGTTTCTTATGAAGAGATTGCGCGGCGCGGCGGCGGTATACAATCCACCGTACGCGCGACCCGTCAGGCTTCATTTGAAACATTGTTACAGGCGAGTTTAAAACGTGCCCGGGCATTGCTGGCGAGTGGTGTGACCACGGTGGAAATAAAATCCGGTTACGGTCTCGACTGGGATACAGAGTTAAAAATATTGCGTGTTGCAAAACGCATCGAGGAATTACTACCGATGACCGTATGCACGACTTTTTTAGGCGCCCATACCATACCCGTAGAATATCGTGAAGCGCCGGATGCTTATGTGGATTTGGTCTGCGAAGAAATGATACCGAAGGTTGCCCGCGAAAAGCTTGCCAGCGCTGTCGATGTTTTTTGTGAAAAAATTGCTTTTAATTTGCAGCAGACTGAGCGTGTGTTCAAGACGGCAAAGCAGCACGGGCTTGCAGTTAAATGTCATTCAGAACAATTATCCGATTCCGGCAGCGCTTCCTTGGCAGCCGCTTATCAAGCCTTGTCAGTTGATCATCTCGAACATATTTCAGAAGCGGGTATAAAAGCGATTGCGCAATCCGGCACGGTCGCTGTATTGCTGCCAGGTGCCTATTATTTTTTACGTGAAAAAGCACAACCGCCTGTTGAATTATTACGCCAGCATCGTGTCCCGATGGCGATTGCTACGGATTGTAATCCAGGTACTTCACCTCTTTTGTCCCTGCTAATTGCTTTGAATATGGCATGCACACTCTTTCGTCTTACACCGGAAGAAGCATTGACAGGCGTGACACGTTATGCAGCGAAAGCACTGGGTTTGCACAAGCAGGGAACGTTAACGTTAGGTAATTATGCTGATTTTGCCGTCTGGGAGGCAGCGCATCCGGCGGAACTCGCCTATTATATAGGCGGGAATCCGCTGCGACAGTTGGTCAAACGAGGGAAGATAGTGGACTCTAAAGCAGGGGCTTAG
- the hutG gene encoding formimidoylglutamase, with translation MAPWISHYHPPESTVWQGRADSPAHACFFQVIQLLNLKEPLPVIDHFPAFALLGFRCDEGIRRNFGRTGAAEGPLAIRTALARLAVQTQPLTCFDAGDILCTDSDLESAQHALGEAASLLLRQGITPIVLGGGHEVAWGHYQGIAKYSVQESLGIINFDAHFDMRPLLPDHQGSSGTPFLQIAEAHRATQRRFDYNCIGIQRAGNVRALFETAKRYDTHIFLAEELHQSRYENCIDFVSEVINRNQLIYLSLCLDVFAAPYAPGVSAPQTLGLTPWQVLPFIRQLAASGKVISYDIAELSPPYDVDGRTAKLAAHCVYDIIHYHKKRKSSWD, from the coding sequence ATGGCCCCATGGATTTCACATTATCATCCACCCGAATCTACCGTATGGCAGGGCCGAGCGGATTCACCTGCTCATGCCTGTTTCTTTCAAGTCATTCAGTTACTCAATCTAAAAGAACCGCTTCCTGTGATCGATCACTTCCCTGCATTTGCATTGCTGGGTTTTCGCTGCGATGAAGGCATTCGCCGCAATTTTGGCCGTACTGGCGCAGCAGAAGGTCCGCTCGCCATCCGCACCGCATTGGCGAGACTCGCTGTGCAAACGCAACCACTCACCTGTTTTGACGCGGGCGATATTCTCTGTACAGACAGCGATCTGGAAAGCGCGCAGCATGCGCTAGGGGAAGCTGCTTCTCTTTTACTGCGGCAGGGAATCACGCCCATCGTACTCGGTGGCGGCCATGAAGTCGCGTGGGGGCATTATCAGGGTATTGCAAAATACTCTGTGCAGGAAAGTTTGGGCATTATTAATTTTGATGCCCATTTTGACATGCGTCCTCTGCTGCCTGATCACCAGGGGAGTTCTGGTACGCCCTTTTTACAAATCGCTGAAGCACACCGTGCTACACAACGTCGCTTTGATTACAATTGCATCGGGATTCAGCGTGCAGGCAATGTGCGTGCATTGTTTGAAACAGCAAAGCGTTATGACACGCATATTTTTCTCGCTGAAGAACTACATCAATCACGATATGAGAATTGCATTGATTTTGTTAGCGAAGTTATTAACCGAAATCAACTGATCTATTTGAGTCTTTGTCTGGATGTTTTTGCTGCGCCTTATGCACCCGGCGTCAGCGCACCGCAAACGTTGGGCTTAACTCCCTGGCAAGTGCTGCCTTTTATTCGCCAGCTGGCTGCTTCCGGCAAAGTTATCAGTTATGACATTGCAGAATTATCACCTCCGTATGATGTTGATGGGCGCACTGCCAAACTGGCCGCGCACTGTGTTTATGACATCATCCACTACCATAAAAAAAGGAAATCGTCATGGGATTGA
- a CDS encoding NAD/NADP-dependent octopine/nopaline dehydrogenase family protein, which produces MINVAIIGCGHGGQALAADLSQKGCKVSLYAHPDHPGGIAAIAKARGIQGKGLINQFVPIARVTTDLQQAMEQSEYIFLVLPSYAHEAMFIEMLPYLKPGQTVITLAANFASLSYLKLLEKTGKMADIDMIDIASLPYVCRSDNAGTVEIIAVKKKLAVASIPAAAIHKHIRKLGPVFPCQMITYQDVLSLGMNITSGMTHPAITLLNAGRIGKGKEVFYFYKDGITPEIASVIERLDAERLRIGQRLGLEMYEYLDLMAEYYGTRYESVYQFFRESPAHNALPLCPSSLQERYITQDVAGLMVPWYGLGKLVHSESFVMGNLINIASLLNNTNYLRTGLNLARLNLHDKTIEEIMQYVTYGRLSASLSPYDICSGHLKQPACQTTCFGNVA; this is translated from the coding sequence ATGATAAACGTAGCAATTATTGGATGTGGTCACGGCGGACAGGCATTAGCCGCGGACTTATCGCAAAAAGGTTGTAAAGTCAGTTTGTATGCTCATCCGGATCATCCTGGTGGAATTGCGGCGATCGCGAAAGCACGCGGTATCCAGGGCAAGGGGCTGATCAATCAATTTGTGCCTATTGCGCGGGTCACGACGGATCTACAACAGGCGATGGAACAGAGCGAATATATATTTCTTGTGCTACCTTCCTATGCTCATGAAGCCATGTTTATTGAAATGCTGCCTTATTTGAAACCTGGCCAAACCGTCATTACGCTGGCAGCCAATTTTGCGTCGCTTAGCTATCTGAAGTTGTTAGAAAAAACTGGCAAAATGGCGGACATTGACATGATCGATATCGCCTCACTGCCATATGTTTGCCGTTCGGATAATGCCGGGACGGTAGAAATTATTGCGGTCAAAAAGAAACTGGCTGTAGCCAGCATTCCTGCCGCTGCCATTCATAAACATATTCGCAAATTAGGGCCGGTTTTTCCCTGCCAGATGATTACCTATCAGGATGTGCTGTCACTTGGGATGAATATTACCAGCGGTATGACGCACCCTGCTATTACTTTGCTGAACGCAGGCAGGATAGGCAAAGGCAAGGAAGTTTTTTATTTTTATAAGGATGGTATTACACCCGAAATTGCCAGTGTGATCGAACGGCTCGACGCGGAACGCCTGCGCATTGGTCAGCGTCTGGGACTTGAAATGTATGAGTACTTGGATTTGATGGCGGAATATTATGGTACACGTTACGAATCCGTCTATCAGTTTTTCCGTGAATCACCAGCGCATAATGCTTTGCCGCTTTGCCCTTCTTCCCTGCAGGAACGCTATATTACACAGGATGTGGCGGGGCTTATGGTGCCTTGGTATGGGCTAGGCAAGCTGGTGCACAGTGAATCATTTGTCATGGGTAATCTGATTAATATCGCAAGCCTCCTCAACAATACCAATTACTTGCGAACAGGCTTGAATCTGGCGCGGCTCAATCTGCATGACAAAACCATTGAGGAAATCATGCAATATGTCACGTACGGACGTTTATCTGCTTCATTAAGTCCTTATGATATTTGCAGCGGTCACCTAAAGCAGCCCGCTTGCCAAACGACTTGTTTCGGTAATGTCGCATGA
- the hutH gene encoding histidine ammonia-lyase, which translates to MKFTLKPGQLKLSDIRLLLDENRILELDKSCFASIYAAEKVITDIIAANQVVYGVNTGFGALANTHINPADLENLQRSLVLSHAAGTGELLNDETVRLILALKINSLARGYSGVRMQTIDALIQLYNAKLYPCIPSQGSVGASGDLAPLAHMAAVLLGVGHVRYQGTIITAIEALAHIHLKPLQLAPKEGLALLNGTQVSTALALMGLLASEEIFISALVAGALSVDAARASDTPFDERIQFIRGHAAQIKVASLLRELLQQSEIRDSHQQCHKIQDPYSLRCQPQVMGACLSHMHYISEVLLTEANAVSDNPLVFIEQNAVLSGGNFHAEPVALVADALAVSLAEIGALSERRIALLVDPHFSGLPAFLVNNPGVNSGFMIAQVTAAALASENKSLAHPASVDSLPTSANQEDHVSMATYAARRLLPMAENTATIVGIELLAACQGIDFLRPLKSSPQLERIHTLVRQHVDTYDKDRYFAPDIQKIKWLIQSGKIRKQIDLTIFRK; encoded by the coding sequence ATGAAATTCACGCTCAAACCCGGCCAGTTGAAATTGTCTGACATCCGTCTTTTGCTGGATGAAAATCGGATACTTGAACTGGATAAAAGCTGTTTTGCTTCCATTTATGCTGCCGAAAAAGTAATTACAGACATCATCGCTGCAAATCAAGTTGTCTACGGCGTAAATACCGGCTTTGGTGCACTAGCTAATACACACATTAATCCGGCTGACCTTGAAAACCTGCAACGCAGCCTCGTTCTCTCTCATGCGGCAGGCACGGGGGAGCTCTTAAATGATGAGACTGTACGACTCATTCTTGCTCTGAAAATTAATAGCCTGGCACGCGGTTATTCCGGTGTGCGAATGCAAACGATTGATGCATTGATTCAACTTTACAACGCAAAACTTTACCCCTGTATTCCTTCTCAAGGTTCAGTCGGCGCTTCCGGTGATCTCGCACCGCTCGCGCACATGGCAGCTGTTTTGCTGGGTGTAGGCCATGTTCGCTATCAAGGTACTATTATCACGGCAATAGAAGCCCTCGCCCACATTCATCTTAAACCCTTACAACTCGCGCCCAAGGAAGGGTTAGCGCTACTCAACGGCACACAAGTTTCAACAGCGCTCGCCCTCATGGGCTTATTGGCGTCGGAAGAAATTTTTATATCTGCGCTGGTGGCAGGTGCGCTATCCGTGGATGCCGCACGCGCGAGTGATACGCCTTTTGACGAACGTATTCAATTTATACGCGGCCATGCAGCACAAATAAAAGTAGCAAGTTTGCTGCGTGAACTTTTACAGCAGAGTGAGATACGCGACTCCCATCAGCAATGTCACAAGATACAGGATCCCTACTCGCTGCGTTGCCAGCCGCAGGTCATGGGCGCATGCCTTTCGCATATGCATTATATTAGCGAAGTGCTGCTAACAGAGGCGAATGCTGTATCCGATAATCCATTGGTTTTTATCGAGCAAAATGCGGTTCTTTCAGGCGGAAATTTTCATGCAGAACCGGTCGCGCTCGTCGCGGATGCGCTGGCAGTCAGCCTTGCTGAAATCGGTGCACTCTCTGAAAGACGCATTGCTTTACTTGTTGATCCACATTTCAGCGGCTTGCCTGCTTTTTTAGTAAATAATCCAGGCGTCAATTCGGGATTCATGATCGCACAAGTGACGGCAGCGGCCCTCGCCAGTGAAAATAAGTCGCTTGCTCACCCGGCGAGCGTAGACAGTTTGCCTACTTCAGCCAATCAGGAAGATCATGTTAGCATGGCAACCTATGCGGCACGCCGCTTACTGCCAATGGCAGAAAATACTGCCACGATCGTTGGCATCGAGCTATTGGCAGCGTGCCAAGGGATTGATTTCTTGCGCCCGCTTAAATCCTCTCCACAGCTTGAAAGAATACATACGCTGGTGCGGCAGCACGTTGATACCTACGACAAAGACAGATATTTTGCACCTGATATTCAGAAAATTAAATGGTTAATTCAATCGGGCAAAATTCGAAAACAAATTGATTTAACTATATTCCGGAAATAA